A stretch of Hydractinia symbiolongicarpus strain clone_291-10 chromosome 9, HSymV2.1, whole genome shotgun sequence DNA encodes these proteins:
- the LOC130657770 gene encoding tubulin epsilon and delta complex protein 1-like produces MDSSKTRTKRSAGSKPLNIKEVIETLSHILSLHGYSKISPDIFRQAKYNKPEATPFLLCLLHEILQKETEIRIGYLQDVLVYVLHKLDYPHLYKFVNCSETEFSSQDILLIFGFLLVKLNLMHSLRKKVKRMLVDSLVVLTPETVCYEQIQTLKNKDFNAVIVLQKKIDFAMRGLRSSILKYENLVQRAACCNNSIILKELNSNESNKMFSSISLCEFLLQGNLKLQKELVGMLSKQNMLLKLHLKWIKYETVFWRWMSSVASGQTQTVNTSFEQLTSSQRLKHALLVSESDKFIELFGAILGDQRRNKIESAGDALVIKEDFSIMRHAIAEIIMAKLVASDGKGTAEKYVGTLENLVMEIKKMQENNRLWLSDLLHKEYPNLVCLPVPRR; encoded by the coding sequence ATGGATAGTAGTAAAACCAGAACAAAAAGGAGTGCTGGGAGTAAGCCTCTTAATATAAAGGAAGTGATAGAGACATTATCCCATATACTATCTCTTCATGGATACAGCAAGATTAGCCCGGATATTTTTCGTCAGGCTAAGTACAACAAGCCTGAAGCAACACCGTTTTTATTGTGTCTATTGCACGAAATATTACAGAAAGAAACTGAAATTCGTATTGGTTATTTGCAAGACGTGTTGGTGTATGTTCTTCATAAACTTGATTATCCACACTTATATAAGTTCGTTAATTGCTCTGAGACTGAATTTTCAAGTCAAGACATACTTTTGATATTCGGATTTTTATTGGTAAAACTTAATTTGATGCACTCATTAAGAAAGAAAGTTAAGCGTATGTTAGTGGATAGCCTGGTTGTCTTGACTCCTGAAACAGTTTGCTATGAGCAAATCCAAACActgaaaaacaaagattttaatgCTGTCATCGTATTGcagaaaaaaatcgattttgctATGCGTGGTCTACGCTCTTCCATCTTAAAGTATGAGAATTTAGTACAAAGGGCAGCTTGTTGTAATAATTCAATTATTCTCAAGGAGTTAAACAGCAATGaatcaaacaaaatgttttcttcGATATCGCTGTGTGAATTTTTGCTGCAAGGTAACTTGAAATTGCAGAAAGAGTTAGTTGGTAtgttatcaaaacaaaatatgcTGCTGAAGCTTCACCTGAAGTGGATAAAATATGAAACTGTGTTTTGGCGATGGATGAGCAGTGTTGCAAGTggccaaacacaaacggtcaaCACGAGTTTTGAGCAACTTACAAGTAGTCAAAGACTTAAACATGCATTACTTGTATCAGAATCAGATAAGTTCATTGAACTTTTTGGGGCTATATTAGGAGATCAAAGACGCAATAAAATAGAATCTGCAGGAGATGCGTTAGTGATTAAAGAAGATTTTTCCATTATGAGGCATGCCATTGCAGAGATAATAATGGCTAAACTTGTTGCATCAGATGGAAAAGGTACTGCAGAAAAATATGTTGGCACTCTGGAGAATTTGGTGATGGAAATAAAGAAGATGCAGGAGAACAATAGACTGTGGTTATCTGACCTACTACATAAAGAATATCCAAATTTAGTTTGTTTGCCTGTTCCCAGAAGGtag